One Cupriavidus taiwanensis DNA window includes the following coding sequences:
- a CDS encoding oxidoreductase: MTTPAAPSLFDTLALNGVPLRNRLAVAPMTRISATDDGVPTDAMRRYYAGFARGGFGLVVSEGIYTDRAYAQGYAGQPGLTNAQQVQAWRGIVDAVHQSGGRMVAQLMHAGALSQANRFRDDTVGPSAVQPRGLQLTVYGGTGAFRMPRAMAEAEILQAIDGFAQAARLAREAGFDGVEIHGANGYLIDQFLNGHTNLRQDAWGGGIAQRTRLLRETIGAVRAAAGTDFVVGMRISQAKVNDFTYKWPEGAEGVAAVFAAVAASGVDYLHVTEHQAWQPAFADDGATLVQLARRAAPGLPIMANGSLHEPSRAAGLLDDGATLVALGRGALANPDWPVLVRKGQPVRPFDAAVLAPLGNIKDAELALREARRPAVTPG; encoded by the coding sequence ATGACCACGCCCGCCGCGCCCTCACTGTTCGATACGCTGGCGCTGAACGGCGTGCCGCTGCGCAACCGGCTCGCGGTGGCGCCGATGACGCGCATCAGCGCCACCGACGATGGCGTCCCCACCGACGCCATGCGCCGCTACTACGCGGGTTTTGCGCGCGGGGGCTTTGGCCTGGTCGTCAGCGAGGGCATCTATACCGACCGGGCCTATGCGCAGGGCTATGCCGGCCAGCCGGGATTGACCAATGCGCAGCAGGTGCAGGCCTGGCGCGGCATCGTGGACGCGGTCCACCAGTCGGGCGGGCGCATGGTCGCGCAGCTGATGCATGCGGGGGCGCTGTCGCAGGCCAACCGCTTCCGCGACGATACGGTCGGGCCTTCGGCCGTGCAGCCGAGGGGCCTGCAACTGACCGTTTATGGCGGCACGGGCGCATTCCGGATGCCGCGCGCGATGGCCGAGGCCGAGATCCTGCAGGCCATCGACGGCTTTGCGCAAGCGGCGCGGCTGGCGCGCGAAGCGGGATTCGACGGCGTGGAGATTCACGGCGCCAACGGCTACCTGATCGACCAGTTCCTCAACGGCCATACCAACCTGCGCCAGGACGCGTGGGGCGGCGGCATCGCGCAGCGCACGCGCCTGCTGCGCGAGACGATCGGCGCGGTGCGCGCCGCGGCGGGGACGGACTTCGTCGTCGGCATGCGCATCTCGCAAGCGAAGGTGAATGATTTCACCTACAAGTGGCCCGAAGGCGCGGAGGGCGTGGCCGCGGTCTTCGCCGCCGTTGCAGCGAGCGGCGTGGACTATCTGCATGTGACCGAGCACCAGGCCTGGCAGCCCGCCTTCGCGGACGACGGCGCAACGCTGGTGCAGCTTGCACGCCGTGCCGCACCGGGGCTGCCGATCATGGCCAACGGCAGCCTGCATGAGCCATCGCGCGCAGCCGGCCTGCTGGACGATGGCGCGACGCTGGTCGCACTCGGACGCGGCGCGCTGGCGAATCCGGACTGGCCGGTGCTGGTGCGCAAGGGTCAGCCGGTGCGCCCGTTCGATGCGGCCGTTCTCGCGCCGCTGGGCAATATCAAGGATGCCGAGCTGGCGCTGCGCGAAGCACGCCGCCCGGCGGTCACGCCAGGCTGA
- a CDS encoding AraC family transcriptional regulator ligand-binding domain-containing protein translates to METLIRAAALTNFLEVSRDLGLDPQPLLRQARLRRAWLDDPDQRVPLSACVALLEAAAQASACPTFGLRMAESRQLSDFGVMSLLISQQPTLRAALATTIRYRHLVNDSVALLLEDAGSAVIIRQEVLSDAPSRQATELAIGVVFRMCALLLGPRWQPIGVSFTHAAPADLRIHRRLFGCPLEFNADCNGIICRAADLDAPNPTADPVMARYAQQFIDTLPRANPQSIGHEVRAAIYLMLPMGRATCEAVAQGLGLSLRTMQRQLDDAGETFTEILNDVRRELARRYVENPRYSLLRVSQLLGYGSASSFTRWFSAQFGMAPASWRRDRSQR, encoded by the coding sequence TTGGAAACCCTGATACGTGCAGCCGCACTGACCAACTTCCTCGAGGTTTCGCGTGACCTCGGCCTGGATCCGCAGCCGTTGCTGCGCCAGGCGCGGCTGCGGCGGGCCTGGCTGGACGATCCCGACCAGCGCGTCCCGCTCAGCGCCTGCGTGGCACTGCTGGAAGCCGCCGCGCAGGCCTCGGCCTGCCCGACCTTCGGGCTGCGCATGGCGGAGTCGCGCCAGCTGTCGGACTTTGGCGTGATGAGCCTCTTGATCAGCCAGCAGCCCACGCTGCGCGCCGCGCTGGCCACCACCATCCGCTACCGGCACCTGGTCAACGACTCGGTGGCGCTGCTGCTCGAGGATGCCGGCAGCGCCGTGATCATCCGGCAGGAAGTACTCAGCGACGCGCCCTCGCGGCAGGCCACCGAGCTGGCCATCGGCGTCGTGTTCCGCATGTGCGCGCTGCTGCTGGGCCCGCGCTGGCAGCCGATCGGCGTGAGCTTCACGCATGCGGCGCCGGCCGACCTGCGCATCCATCGCCGCCTGTTCGGTTGCCCGCTGGAATTCAACGCGGACTGCAATGGCATCATCTGCCGCGCGGCCGACCTCGACGCGCCGAACCCGACGGCGGACCCGGTCATGGCACGCTATGCGCAGCAGTTCATCGACACGCTGCCGCGCGCCAACCCGCAGTCCATCGGCCATGAAGTGCGCGCCGCCATCTACCTGATGCTGCCGATGGGCCGCGCCACCTGCGAGGCCGTGGCGCAGGGTCTGGGCCTGAGCCTGCGCACCATGCAGCGCCAGCTCGACGACGCGGGCGAGACCTTTACTGAGATCCTGAACGACGTGCGGCGCGAACTGGCGCGACGGTACGTGGAGAATCCGCGCTATTCGCTGCTGCGGGTGTCGCAGTTGCTGGGGTATGGGTCGGCCAGTTCGTTTACACGGTGGTTTTCTGCGCAGTTCGGGATGGCGCCCGCCAGCTGGCGCAGGGATCGCTCGCAGCGCTAG
- a CDS encoding quinone oxidoreductase family protein translates to MANVVRMYETGGPEVLRYEQMEVGDPGPGQVRIRHVAVGLNYADTYFRNGTYPVPLPSGMGVEAAGVVVSVGPGVTNVAAGDRVTYTGFVNTLGAYSTERLVPAAPLIRLPESIAFETAAAMTMRGLTSAYLMRRIYPFSQGDTILLHAAAGGVGLIVSQWAKLLGLTVIGTVSTEAKAEVALAHGCDHIIYYTREDVAKRVRELTDGVGVSVVFDSVGKTTFMASLDSLKRRGTMVCVGTASGPVPPFDPVLLAMKGSLFLTRPALADYIADPAEKQALAGELFDHVGAGRIRIGINQRYALEDAVQAHQDLEARRTTGSSIFVI, encoded by the coding sequence ATGGCAAACGTTGTCCGCATGTACGAGACCGGCGGCCCCGAAGTGCTGCGCTACGAACAGATGGAAGTGGGCGATCCGGGCCCGGGACAGGTCCGCATCCGCCACGTGGCGGTGGGACTGAACTACGCCGACACCTACTTCCGCAATGGCACCTATCCCGTGCCGCTGCCCAGCGGCATGGGCGTGGAGGCCGCCGGCGTGGTGGTGTCCGTCGGCCCGGGCGTGACCAACGTGGCGGCGGGCGACCGCGTCACCTACACCGGCTTCGTCAACACGCTGGGCGCCTACAGCACCGAGCGCCTGGTGCCGGCCGCGCCGCTGATCCGCCTGCCGGAGAGCATCGCCTTCGAAACCGCCGCGGCCATGACCATGCGCGGGCTGACCTCTGCCTACCTGATGCGCCGCATCTATCCGTTCAGCCAGGGCGACACCATCCTGCTGCATGCCGCGGCGGGCGGGGTCGGGCTGATCGTGTCGCAGTGGGCCAAGCTGCTGGGCCTGACCGTGATCGGAACGGTGTCCACCGAAGCCAAGGCCGAAGTGGCGCTTGCGCACGGCTGCGACCACATCATCTATTACACCCGCGAAGACGTGGCCAAGCGCGTGCGCGAGCTGACCGACGGCGTGGGGGTCTCGGTGGTATTCGACAGCGTCGGCAAGACCACCTTCATGGCGTCGCTGGATTCGCTCAAGCGGCGCGGCACCATGGTGTGCGTGGGCACCGCATCGGGCCCGGTTCCGCCGTTCGACCCGGTGCTGCTGGCGATGAAGGGCTCGCTGTTCCTGACGCGCCCGGCGCTGGCCGACTACATCGCCGACCCCGCGGAGAAGCAGGCGCTGGCGGGCGAGTTGTTCGACCACGTGGGCGCGGGCCGCATCCGCATCGGCATCAACCAGCGCTATGCGCTGGAAGACGCGGTGCAGGCGCACCAGGACCTGGAGGCGCGCCGCACCACCGGTTCGTCGATCTTCGTCATCTGA
- a CDS encoding TauD/TfdA dioxygenase family protein, producing the protein MHAEPLTCTIGAELFGVSLADASRDAGLFAEIKALLLQHKVLFLRDQDITRAEHVAFARRFGELEDHPVVGSDPEHPGLVQIYKSPDSKVEHYENSFHCDATWRQAPPMGCVLRCVETPAVGGDTIWVNMGEAYRRLPQDIKARIEGLRAKHSIEHTFGANMPPDKRAALAAQFPMVEHPVVRTHPETGEKVLFVNAFTSHFANYHRDDVVRFGKDFMPGAGDLLHYLCAQAEVPEYQVRWRWKKHSVAIWDNRCTQHYAVQDYAPTVRKMERAGIIGDVPF; encoded by the coding sequence ATGCATGCAGAACCCCTGACCTGCACCATCGGCGCCGAACTGTTCGGCGTCAGCCTGGCCGATGCGTCACGCGACGCCGGCCTGTTCGCCGAGATCAAGGCGCTGCTGCTGCAGCACAAGGTGCTGTTCCTGCGCGACCAGGACATCACCCGCGCCGAACACGTTGCCTTTGCCCGCCGCTTCGGCGAACTGGAAGACCACCCGGTGGTGGGCAGCGACCCGGAACACCCGGGCCTGGTGCAGATCTACAAGTCGCCCGACAGCAAGGTCGAGCACTACGAGAACTCCTTCCATTGCGACGCCACCTGGCGCCAGGCGCCGCCGATGGGCTGCGTGCTGCGCTGCGTGGAAACGCCGGCAGTGGGCGGCGACACCATCTGGGTGAACATGGGCGAGGCCTACCGGCGCCTGCCGCAGGACATCAAGGCCCGCATCGAAGGCCTGCGCGCCAAGCACAGCATCGAACACACCTTCGGCGCCAATATGCCGCCGGATAAGCGTGCCGCGCTGGCCGCGCAGTTCCCGATGGTCGAGCATCCCGTGGTGCGCACCCACCCGGAGACGGGCGAGAAGGTCCTGTTCGTCAACGCCTTCACCTCGCACTTTGCCAACTACCACCGCGACGACGTGGTCCGCTTCGGCAAGGACTTCATGCCCGGCGCGGGCGATCTGCTGCACTACCTGTGCGCGCAGGCGGAAGTCCCCGAGTACCAGGTGCGCTGGCGCTGGAAGAAGCACAGCGTGGCGATCTGGGACAACCGCTGCACCCAGCATTACGCGGTGCAGGACTATGCGCCCACGGTGCGCAAGATGGAGCGCGCCGGGATCATCGGCGACGTGCCGTTCTGA
- a CDS encoding Bug family tripartite tricarboxylate transporter substrate binding protein: protein MSTRPAFLLRIAAAAASLALAVPSALAWTGKPVRMLVPAPAGGTMDVLARLLADQLSADLGHPVLVDNKPGAGGGIAITTMLAAPADGQTIMVTASNVLTEIPHVLKQPFDPLKDIRPVAAVARSRMVMIGAPGLPARDLKGLVSYARANPGKLSFASYSAGTASHYAGMIMNQKAGLDLQHVPFAGSAPALTQVMGNQIAVMYDGMVTSLPMIRAGKVQVYAVASKSRSALLPQVPTFAEMGYPDMEFSNWVGVIASSKLSPELAEKIHAAAYKAAASAKVRDRMEALGYEPLPAQPLPQLGESVRAEFERNASIVKAFNIQP, encoded by the coding sequence ATGAGCACCCGCCCCGCCTTCCTGCTGCGCATCGCCGCCGCCGCGGCCAGCCTTGCGCTGGCCGTGCCCTCCGCGCTGGCCTGGACCGGCAAGCCGGTCCGGATGCTGGTGCCGGCCCCGGCCGGCGGCACCATGGACGTACTCGCCCGGCTGCTGGCGGACCAGTTGTCGGCCGACCTCGGCCACCCCGTGTTGGTCGACAACAAGCCCGGCGCCGGCGGCGGCATCGCCATCACCACCATGCTGGCCGCGCCCGCCGATGGCCAGACCATCATGGTCACCGCCAGCAATGTGCTGACCGAGATCCCGCATGTGCTCAAGCAGCCGTTCGACCCGCTCAAAGACATCAGGCCCGTCGCCGCCGTGGCGCGTTCGCGCATGGTGATGATCGGCGCGCCTGGCCTGCCGGCCAGGGACCTGAAGGGCCTGGTCAGCTACGCCCGGGCCAATCCGGGCAAGCTCAGCTTTGCCTCGTACAGCGCCGGCACCGCTTCGCACTACGCCGGCATGATCATGAACCAGAAGGCCGGGCTGGACCTGCAGCACGTGCCCTTCGCCGGTTCCGCGCCGGCGCTGACGCAGGTGATGGGCAATCAGATCGCGGTGATGTACGACGGCATGGTGACCTCGCTGCCGATGATCCGTGCCGGCAAGGTGCAGGTCTATGCCGTGGCGTCGAAGAGCCGCTCGGCGCTGCTGCCGCAGGTGCCGACCTTTGCGGAAATGGGTTACCCCGACATGGAGTTCAGCAACTGGGTGGGCGTGATTGCGTCGTCGAAGCTGTCGCCCGAACTGGCCGAGAAGATCCACGCGGCTGCCTACAAGGCCGCGGCTTCCGCCAAGGTGCGTGACCGGATGGAGGCGCTCGGCTATGAGCCGCTGCCGGCGCAGCCCCTGCCGCAACTGGGCGAATCCGTGCGCGCGGAGTTCGAGCGCAATGCCAGCATCGTCAAGGCGTTCAATATCCAGCCCTGA
- a CDS encoding DUF1289 domain-containing protein has protein sequence MHHAEALANPCINICRMDLANRYCQGCGRTRVEIGRWLRMSETERALVLAALPARRSTSIHTR, from the coding sequence ATGCATCACGCCGAAGCCCTCGCCAATCCCTGCATCAACATTTGCCGGATGGATCTTGCCAACCGCTATTGCCAGGGTTGCGGCAGGACCCGGGTGGAAATCGGCCGCTGGCTGCGCATGAGCGAAACCGAACGCGCTCTGGTGCTGGCCGCGCTGCCGGCACGCCGCTCAACCAGCATCCATACTAGATAA
- a CDS encoding 3-keto-5-aminohexanoate cleavage protein, translating into MQFLDDSLHPENMDKVVITVAPYGPEWMPQDFPEDIPVTMEAQVQKAVDCYNAGATVLHLHVRELDGKGSKRLSKFNELIAGVRAAVPDMIIQVGGSISFAPEDDGQAAKWLSDDTRHMLAELQPKPDQVTVAINTTQMNIMELLYPEYLKGTSLEHPAYQAAYREMTVPAGPGWVEEHLRRLQAAGIQPHFQLTGIHALETLERLVRAGVYTGPLNLTWIGIGGGFDGPNPFNFFNFVHRAPDGCTLTAESLLKNVLPFNMMAMAMGLHPRCGIEDTIIDQHGNRMTSVQQIEQCVRVAQELGREIASGQEAREIYRIGTWYDSADATLEANGMAPNRKAGQKNLPQRAAA; encoded by the coding sequence ATGCAATTCCTCGACGATTCCCTGCACCCCGAGAATATGGACAAGGTGGTGATCACCGTGGCCCCGTATGGCCCGGAATGGATGCCGCAGGACTTCCCCGAAGACATCCCCGTCACCATGGAAGCGCAGGTCCAGAAAGCCGTGGACTGCTACAACGCCGGCGCCACGGTGCTGCACCTGCACGTGCGCGAACTGGACGGCAAGGGCTCCAAGCGCCTGTCCAAGTTCAACGAGCTGATCGCCGGCGTGCGCGCCGCGGTGCCGGACATGATCATCCAGGTGGGCGGCTCGATCTCGTTTGCGCCGGAAGACGACGGCCAGGCGGCCAAGTGGCTGTCCGACGACACCCGCCACATGCTGGCGGAGCTGCAGCCCAAGCCCGACCAGGTGACCGTGGCGATCAACACCACGCAGATGAACATCATGGAGCTGCTCTATCCGGAATACCTGAAGGGCACCTCGCTGGAACACCCGGCCTACCAGGCCGCCTATCGCGAAATGACCGTGCCGGCCGGCCCGGGCTGGGTGGAAGAGCACCTGCGCCGGCTGCAGGCCGCGGGCATCCAGCCGCATTTCCAGCTGACCGGCATCCATGCGCTGGAAACGCTGGAGCGGCTGGTGCGCGCCGGCGTCTACACCGGGCCGCTGAACCTGACCTGGATCGGCATCGGCGGCGGCTTCGACGGCCCCAACCCGTTCAACTTCTTCAACTTCGTGCATCGCGCGCCGGACGGCTGCACGCTGACCGCCGAATCGCTGCTGAAGAACGTGCTGCCGTTCAACATGATGGCGATGGCGATGGGCCTGCACCCGCGCTGCGGCATCGAGGACACCATCATCGACCAGCACGGCAACCGCATGACCTCGGTGCAGCAGATCGAGCAGTGCGTGCGCGTGGCGCAGGAACTGGGCCGCGAGATCGCATCGGGCCAGGAAGCGCGCGAGATCTACCGCATCGGCACCTGGTACGACAGCGCCGACGCCACGCTGGAAGCCAATGGCATGGCGCCCAACCGCAAGGCGGGGCAGAAGAACCTGCCGCAGCGCGCGGCGGCCTGA
- a CDS encoding AraC family transcriptional regulator — translation MSYYLRSASLTNYVEVARSLGLDPYQQLRSARINRSVLLDPDIRIPAASVGRLLDASAHAAGADDFGLRMAELREFSNLGPLAFVVREAPTLRRALESMVRYMGLQNESLSMRIEDSDELVMIRLQVLTEAPGTLRQAADLAVGVVFRMLRLFLGQSWRPRSICFTHPAPASAATFSRVFGMPCGFNQDFDGIVCLASDLEAPLPSYDPVMAQQVKHYLGTLLAQSTAATMSDMVRKLVYALLPTGLCSVERVAQHLSIDRRTVHRRLGQEHTTYSEILAEARADLVIRYLENRERPLSEVAALLGFSSLSAFSRWFSGRFGCSVSAWRAQAHQ, via the coding sequence ATGTCCTACTATCTGCGCAGCGCCAGCCTGACCAATTACGTGGAAGTCGCGCGTTCGCTGGGGCTGGATCCGTACCAGCAACTGAGGTCGGCAAGGATCAACCGCTCGGTGCTGCTCGATCCCGATATCCGCATCCCCGCGGCCTCGGTCGGCCGCTTGCTGGATGCGTCGGCACACGCCGCCGGAGCCGACGATTTCGGCCTGCGCATGGCCGAGCTGCGCGAGTTCTCCAACCTCGGCCCGCTCGCCTTCGTGGTGCGTGAAGCGCCCACGCTGCGCCGCGCGCTGGAGTCGATGGTGCGCTATATGGGCCTGCAGAATGAGTCCCTGTCGATGCGTATCGAAGACAGCGATGAACTGGTGATGATCCGGCTGCAGGTGCTCACCGAAGCGCCGGGCACCTTGCGGCAGGCCGCCGATCTCGCGGTCGGCGTGGTGTTCCGGATGCTGAGGCTGTTCCTGGGGCAGTCCTGGCGGCCGCGCAGCATCTGCTTCACCCACCCCGCGCCGGCCAGCGCGGCCACGTTTTCACGCGTGTTCGGCATGCCCTGCGGCTTCAACCAGGATTTCGACGGCATCGTCTGCCTGGCCTCGGACCTGGAAGCGCCGTTGCCGTCGTATGACCCGGTGATGGCGCAGCAGGTGAAGCACTATCTCGGCACGCTTCTGGCGCAGTCGACCGCGGCGACCATGTCGGACATGGTGCGCAAGCTGGTCTATGCATTGCTGCCCACCGGACTGTGCTCGGTCGAACGCGTGGCCCAGCACCTAAGCATCGACCGGCGCACCGTGCACCGCCGGCTCGGGCAGGAACATACGACCTACTCCGAGATCCTTGCCGAGGCCCGTGCCGACCTGGTGATCCGCTACCTGGAGAACCGCGAGCGTCCGCTGTCGGAAGTGGCCGCATTGCTGGGGTTCTCGTCGCTGAGCGCGTTCTCGCGCTGGTTCAGCGGGCGTTTCGGGTGCAGCGTGTCGGCATGGCGGGCGCAGGCGCACCAATAA
- a CDS encoding alpha/beta hydrolase, producing MTATPSSTILRDHAAGGPLASHARVTEMAAAWGSRLADLGNVGHLNPAAGYGAWPRAHDLLAELGTLVTRDS from the coding sequence ATGACTGCTACCCCTTCATCCACCATCCTGCGCGACCATGCCGCCGGGGGCCCACTGGCCAGCCATGCGCGCGTCACGGAGATGGCTGCGGCATGGGGCAGCCGGCTGGCGGACCTGGGCAACGTCGGCCACCTCAACCCTGCCGCGGGCTATGGCGCGTGGCCGCGTGCCCATGACCTGCTGGCAGAACTGGGCACCCTGGTCACGCGCGATTCGTGA
- a CDS encoding MFS transporter, whose product MSRPRLGLAAEPATPATPALSAAAGPRYAWLVFALTFALLLSDYMSRQVLNAVFPLLKAEWQLGDTELGALGGVVALMVGVLAIPLSLLADRWGRVRSLVLMAALWSLATLGCALADSFGQMFLARLCVGIGEAAYGSVGIAVVVSVFPRHLRASLSAAFIAGGAFGSVLGMGLGGILSAHFGWRMAFAGMAAFGLAMVACYALTISEQRLRRLQQRVGAMHGDGDNDAAWAHRLAPRRLARELLAVPSMLCACAGSALQLLVMAALLAWLPSFLARDYGMAGDRAGVTAALLVLASGAGMVACGALTDRVARHAPGRKWPMAVAYSAACCVLLMTAFRLPAGTFQLALIGAGMLLVGGCAGPASAMVANLTRPDIHATAFATLTLINNLLGLAPGPFLTGVLADRIGLTGALQWIPLAGAAATLLFVIGRRHYAADLRRLHGQPVPHAVPA is encoded by the coding sequence ATGTCCAGACCCCGCCTTGGCCTTGCCGCAGAGCCGGCGACGCCGGCGACGCCGGCCCTGTCCGCTGCCGCCGGACCGCGCTATGCGTGGCTCGTCTTTGCGCTGACGTTCGCGCTGCTGCTGTCGGACTATATGTCGCGCCAGGTGCTCAACGCGGTGTTTCCGCTGCTGAAGGCCGAATGGCAGCTCGGTGACACGGAGCTGGGCGCGCTCGGCGGCGTGGTGGCGCTGATGGTGGGCGTGCTCGCGATTCCGCTGTCGCTGCTGGCCGACCGCTGGGGACGGGTGCGCAGCCTGGTGCTGATGGCGGCGCTGTGGAGCCTGGCCACGCTGGGCTGCGCGCTGGCGGACAGCTTCGGCCAGATGTTCCTGGCGCGGCTTTGCGTCGGCATCGGCGAGGCCGCCTATGGCAGCGTGGGGATCGCGGTGGTCGTGTCGGTATTCCCGCGCCATCTGCGCGCCAGCCTGAGCGCGGCATTCATCGCCGGCGGCGCGTTCGGCTCGGTGCTGGGCATGGGCCTGGGTGGCATCCTGTCCGCGCATTTTGGCTGGCGCATGGCCTTTGCCGGGATGGCAGCGTTCGGGCTGGCGATGGTGGCGTGCTACGCGCTGACGATCAGCGAGCAGCGGCTGCGCCGGCTGCAGCAGCGCGTTGGCGCCATGCACGGGGACGGCGACAACGACGCGGCCTGGGCGCACCGGCTGGCGCCGCGCCGCCTCGCGCGCGAACTGCTGGCCGTGCCCTCCATGCTGTGCGCCTGCGCCGGCAGCGCCTTGCAATTGCTGGTGATGGCCGCGTTGCTGGCGTGGCTGCCAAGCTTCCTGGCGCGCGACTACGGCATGGCTGGCGACCGTGCCGGCGTGACTGCGGCGTTGCTGGTGCTGGCATCCGGTGCCGGCATGGTCGCCTGCGGCGCATTGACCGACCGCGTGGCGCGACACGCGCCCGGCCGCAAATGGCCGATGGCCGTCGCCTATAGCGCAGCGTGCTGCGTCTTGCTGATGACGGCGTTCCGGCTGCCTGCCGGCACCTTCCAGCTGGCATTGATCGGCGCCGGCATGCTGCTGGTGGGCGGCTGCGCCGGCCCCGCCAGCGCAATGGTGGCCAACCTGACGCGGCCGGATATCCACGCCACCGCATTTGCCACGCTGACGCTGATCAACAACCTGCTGGGGCTGGCACCGGGGCCGTTCCTCACCGGCGTGCTGGCCGACCGCATCGGCCTGACCGGCGCGCTGCAGTGGATTCCGCTGGCCGGCGCCGCCGCCACGCTGCTGTTCGTTATTGGCCGCCGTCACTATGCCGCGGACCTGCGGCGCCTGCATGGTCAGCCCGTGCCGCACGCCGTTCCTGCCTGA
- the argG gene encoding argininosuccinate synthase has translation MTTILQHIPTGQRVGIAFSGGLDTSAALLWMRQKGAIPYAYTANLGQPDEPDYDDIPRRAKAYGAEEARLVDCRAQLVAEGIAALQCGAFHISTAGITYFNTTPIGRAVTGTMLVAAMKEDGVNIWGDGSTFKGNDIERFYRYGLLTNPGLQIYKPWLDQQFIDELGGRAEMSEFMRQNGFDYKMSAEKAYSTDSNMLGATHEAKDLEHLDSGIRIVQPIMGVQFWRDEVEVKREEVTVRFEEGQPVALNGKTFANSVELFAEANAIGGRHGLGMSDQIENRIIEAKSRGIYEAPGLALLFIAYERLITGIHNEDTIEQYRDNGRRLGRLLYQGRWFDPQAIMLRETAQRWVAGAITGEVTIELRRGNDYSILNTTSPNLTYKPERLTMEKGESMFTPLDRIGQLTMRTLDIVDTREKLQTYAKSGLLSTKVSASLPKLED, from the coding sequence ATGACTACCATCTTGCAGCACATTCCTACCGGCCAGCGCGTCGGTATCGCCTTCTCCGGCGGCCTTGATACCAGCGCGGCACTCCTCTGGATGCGCCAGAAGGGCGCCATCCCCTACGCCTACACCGCCAACCTGGGCCAGCCCGACGAGCCCGACTACGACGACATCCCGCGCCGCGCCAAGGCCTACGGCGCCGAGGAAGCCCGCCTGGTCGACTGCCGCGCGCAACTGGTGGCCGAAGGCATCGCCGCGCTGCAGTGCGGTGCCTTCCATATCTCGACCGCCGGCATCACCTACTTCAACACCACCCCGATCGGCCGCGCCGTCACCGGCACCATGCTGGTCGCCGCGATGAAGGAAGACGGCGTCAACATCTGGGGCGACGGCAGCACCTTCAAGGGCAACGACATCGAGCGCTTCTACCGCTACGGCCTGCTGACCAACCCCGGCCTGCAGATCTACAAGCCCTGGCTGGACCAGCAGTTCATCGATGAACTGGGCGGCCGCGCCGAGATGTCCGAGTTCATGCGCCAGAACGGCTTCGACTACAAGATGTCGGCCGAAAAGGCGTACTCGACCGATTCCAACATGCTGGGCGCCACCCACGAGGCCAAGGACCTGGAGCACCTGGATTCGGGCATCCGCATCGTGCAGCCGATCATGGGCGTGCAGTTCTGGCGCGATGAGGTCGAGGTCAAGCGCGAGGAAGTCACCGTGCGCTTCGAAGAAGGCCAGCCGGTCGCGCTGAACGGCAAGACTTTCGCCAACAGCGTCGAACTGTTCGCCGAAGCCAACGCCATCGGCGGCCGCCATGGCCTGGGCATGAGCGACCAGATCGAGAACCGCATCATCGAAGCCAAGAGCCGCGGCATCTACGAAGCCCCGGGCCTGGCGCTGCTGTTCATCGCCTACGAGCGCCTGATCACCGGCATCCACAACGAAGACACCATCGAGCAGTACCGCGACAACGGCCGCCGCCTGGGCCGCCTGCTGTACCAAGGCCGCTGGTTCGACCCGCAAGCCATCATGCTGCGCGAAACCGCCCAGCGCTGGGTGGCGGGCGCCATCACCGGCGAAGTCACCATCGAACTGCGCCGCGGCAACGACTACTCGATCCTGAACACCACCTCGCCCAACCTGACCTACAAGCCGGAACGGCTGACCATGGAAAAGGGCGAGTCGATGTTCACGCCGCTGGACCGTATCGGCCAGCTGACCATGCGCACATTGGATATCGTCGACACGCGCGAGAAGCTGCAGACGTATGCCAAGAGCGGCCTGCTGTCGACCAAGGTCAGCGCCTCGCTGCCGAAGCTGGAAGACTGA